The following DNA comes from Brassica oleracea var. oleracea cultivar TO1000 chromosome C5, BOL, whole genome shotgun sequence.
CACAATGAGTTCTTTAAAAACAATGTATTTGTTTGCATTAAAGTTATAATTTTCGTGAAAAACGTTCTCTGCATAACACCTTAGCGTTTTACAAAATAAAAAAGCTTCTCGTGAAACAACGTCACACATCTTGTAAATAAATTTTTAACGTAAATTTTAAAATTGATTCTCCTTTGATATGTAGGGGATTTACAAGGGACCTTCGGTATAATGCAAATGTAACCAATGAACATCATGACAATCGAGTTACCTATTATGAATAATGGCCTATATTCAAAATACTATACATTTCAGCACAAACCAGATTACATGAAAATTGGGTTAATTAGATAGTCTACGTTTGGTTTTACTCGTTACATTCTGACTTTTTCTAAGATTCAAACCCACCAAAGCAAAATAAGTCAAAAAAGAAAAACAAGATTCAAGCCCACCAAATCTACTTGCATATAACACGTAGATACACACATATAGTGTTAAAATATTAAATTCTAGAGATAACAAACAAACAAAGAAAGATAGACTCCCAATAAAGGCGCAATTAAAAACCGGTCAGAAATACACCAACTGTGAGACTGAAGTTATTGCTCAACTACTTCCTCTAACTCATAACTGCAATCTCCAAACTTCAATCACCACCGATACGCAGAGACTTTTATTAACCTCAATACAATTTTTTCAATCTTCAAATAGACACTCACATTCCTCATCTTCCTCATTCACCATTCCCGTTTCATCTTTATTGTAAGGATAATATTAATACACATATGGCTGCAGCTGCTGATCATGTGGTGATAGTGGAAGAAGGACGGCAAGCCACCGCAGAGCATCCATCGGCAGGACCGGTTTATCGGTGTAAATATGCTAAAGATGGCCTCCTCGACCTTCCTGCTGATCTTGATTCTCCTTGGCAGCTATTTAGGTATGGATTTTGACACCCTTTACGAATATAAAGTAGTCCCTCTGTTCCTTAAAGTGTTGTTCTAGATTTTTTAGGCGTTTTAATAAAACATATTAAATTTATATATTTTTCTGCGTTTATCTTTTTTCTGTAATTTTAAGCCAATAAAAATTCAACTAGAACAATTAAGTTTTTTGAAGTTTGCAATTAGTTAATACAATATGCATAGGAAATATAAAAAATAGATCTTTTTGAAACAAGTTTTTTCTCTAGAATATGTAACTTTAAAGAACGGAGAGAGTAATTAAATTGTTGGTCCAATGCTGAATAATTGTGCTAAGCAATGAAAATTCATGTGTGATAAATGTTAATACTATTTATCGCATAATATAAAGCTGTTTAACTAAAAGTACATATATTAATAAAAATAGTTTTTCAAAAAGTATAACTGAACTTTATAAATTAAGTACCATTTAATTAATCATACAAAAAAATTTAGAATATATTTGATTACACAATATCCAAAATATAAAAGTTACATAAAAATATGAAATCAATTTATAATTAAAAAAAAATGTATAAGTTACATTACAGAACAGAAGAAGTATATGTTTTCTAGGGTATACATAATAACAGAACTTGTCTTGCTTCTCGTATGTATTATTGTTCCAGTGAGGCTGTGAAGCAATATCCGAATGAGCAAATGTTAGGCCGGCGCGTAACGGTTGATTCTAAGGTAAAAATAAAACTAGATAACATTTATCTTTTGACCACTAAATAACTTCATTTCAATTTATTCTGTCAACAAATTTATATCATTTTTGATGTGTTTCATATCGTTTGCAATAATGTGTATATAGGTCGGTCCATACACATGGATCACATATAGGGAAGCTCACGATGCTGCATTGCGGATTGGATCAGCAATCAGAAGCCGAGGCGTTGGTCCGGTACCTTCCTATCTCTTATAATAATGTTTTCGTTCCAATCAATCATGTATATAAATCAACCGGAAGTTATAGGCGAAATCATAGTTTGTCTAAATTCTTTTTTTTGTGGATTAGGGAAACTATTGTGGAATATACGGATCTAATTGTCCAGAATGGATTATCGCGATGGAGGTACAGTAGAACCTTTATAAATTAATAATGTTGGGACTTTGAAATTTTATTAATTTATAGAGTTATTAATTTACAAAAGTTTCCTTATTTAGATTTATTATTTTAAAATATATTTATTCTAAGAAAAAAATATATTTGATTTTAATGTATAGACATTAGTTGTTATTTTTTTAAATTTGACATTTATATTATTTTTGTTATATTATTTGATGTATGTAATATATATTTTACATATAATATTACTAAATATCATCAAAAATATATTAAGTGTTAAAGAAATATAAAGATAATTCCATTGTGAATATAAAACAAACAATATAATAATAGGTTTTTTATATAAAATATGTATACATATAAATTATTAATTTATAATTTTAATGGGACCATATACTTACATAGAATTTTCTAAAAAAGTATTATCTTATTATTTTATCGATTTGTATCAAATTTTGAACCAGCCCAAATTGGAACCGGCAAAATTTATTAATTTAAATAGATTATTTATTTATCGAGTATTAATTTATAAAGGTTCTACTGTATAACAAAACTTTTGGCTTGATTCATAATTATAAAATCTTGGGTTTAAATAGTTTTCCTCTCTCATAGAGTATCTCTAATCAGTTATATTGCAGGCCTGCATGAGCCAAGGGATAACTTATGTACCTTTATACGACAGTTTAGGTAAGTTACCTGGACATATATTACATATAATCAATACTACTACAAGATTTATCTTAAAATTAATTAGGCTTAACCTAATCCAAATTTTAATATGGATGAAACAGGTGTAAACGCTGTAGAGTTCATCATCAACCATGCCGAGGTTTCGCTGGTATTCGTTCAAGAGAAGGCACTTTCCTCCGTAAGTCCATTTTTGGTCGAATCAGTCATGCTATAGATTCCATTATACGTTTCTTATCCTACAAGAAAAGGTTATTTTTTCTTCTTCTAATTTATTCTTGGGAGCTTTTGTGCAGATCTTAGCATGCCACAAGGCATGTTCTTCGAATTTGAAGAGTAAGTTAGATGGTTTTAATGGAAAAAAAAATCAGTGATCCGATGTAAAATTCATTCTAATATGTTGTTTGAACCAATGATTTTATCTTCTCTTTCAGCTATTGTGAGCTTTGGTGAAGTCTCGACTACACAAAAGGAAGAAGCTGAGAACCAATGTGTTTCGTTATTTTCATGGCATGAGTTCTTACTAATGGTTAGTCTGTTTTTATTTATTTCAAAGATTCAACTTTTTGTGGGTCTTTAACTAGTAACCAGATTATTATGTTTTCAGGGAAACTCGGATAAGACAGCACTTCCTCGTAAGCAAAAAACAGACATATGCACAATAATGTACACAAGCGGGACGACGGGAGAGCCCAAAGGTGTAATCTTAAGCAATGCAGCGATTATGGTCGAAGTTTTATCCATTGATAAAATGCTTCAAGTCACCGATCGATCGGTAATTTATCTTTTTAAGAATATCATACATTTGTGATGTTAGTTACTTCGTTTCGTTGTCCCTAGCATAGAGAGTTAGAGACGAACAATACGTTTTGTCGTTCGTTTTATACTATCATTAGAGATTAGAGCCATATTTAAGGGAATGACATTTATTTATATTTTTTGGAATTTTGTAGTGTGACACAAGTGATGTGTTTTTCTCGTACTTGCCATTAGCACATTGTTATGATCAAGTCATGGAGATCTACTTTTTATCAAGAGGCTCGTCTGTTGGATACTGGCGTGGCGTAAGCAAATTTATTCTTTAAAAGTTTAAACCCCTTTATTTTATTACTTTTCACAAAATTGCTCTCTTATATTTGTTTCTAGGACATTCGGTACTTGATGGATGATGTTCATGCACTGAAACCAACTGTGTTTTGCGGTGTTCCACGAGTTTACGACAAACTCTATGCTGGTAATAGATTTGATCAATTCAAAAATCTTGTTCTCTTTTTTTTTTTTAATAAGAATTTAAAGAAATTATTTTGTGAGTTTAGGTGTAATGCAAAAAATCTCAGCTGGTGGTTTGATACGCAAGAAACTGTTCGATTTGGCTTATAACTAGTGAGTTCTCTCGGTTTCTTCAAATAAGAACAATGGGACTTCTTCGGAATATATGAATCTGAATCTGTGTCATCATCTTGTGAGTACAGTAAATTGGGGAATATGAGGAAAGGATTGTCTCAAGAAGAAGCTTCTCCTCGTCTAGACAGACTTATGTTCGATAAGGTTAGTGTGACGCAGGAAAACAGAAGATTACTAAAAAAATGAAGATTACATTACAGTGTTTATATATTTATGCTTCTGAAATAGTATATAGAGTTTATCTTGGATAAAAATATGTAATAGACTTACAAATTTTGGAATTGAAATTGTCAGATAAAAGATGCATTAGGAGGAAGAGCTCATATGTTGTTATCAGGTGCAGCACCTTTACCTCGTCATGTAGAGGAGTTTTTGAGAATCATCCCTGCCTCTAATCTCTCTCAAGGTTATGGTAAGTCTACATATATAAACGGATATATTAGTATACTCAATGTCTTTATTGGTTTCGGCTAAACCTACTTCAATTACGGTAATGTGACAGGATTGACTGAGAGCTGTGGAGGGAGCTTCACGACTTTAGCAGGAGTATTTTCTATGGTGGGGACAGTGGGTGTGCCAATGCCTACGGTGGAGGCAAGGCTAGTTTCTGTACCAGAGATGGGTTATGAAGCTTTTTCCGGGGATGTGGCTAGAGGAGAGATTTGTCTTAGAGGAAAATCAATGTTCTCTGGTTACCACAAAAGGCAAGACCTAACTGATCAAGTCGTGATCAATGGATGGTTCCACACAGGTATTGTTGATCTTGGTCTTGTTAGTTACATATTTTGACTTTTTAAACTCATAAGCAGTTAACTTTTTAATGTTTGTAGGAGATATTGGGGAATGGCAAGAAGATGGATCGATGAAGATCATAGATAGGAAAAAGAACATCTTTAAGTTGTCTCAAGGTGAATATGTTGCTGTCGAAAACCTCGAGAACACTTACTCAAGATGCCCTCTTATTGCTCAGGTATATTTAGTGATATAACTGTTCAGACAACATTTCTTCAATACTATAATTATAGTAAGTCTTATCTAATAATAGTATCTACCAATAATGTGATAGATATGGATCTATGGAAACAGCTTCGAGTCTTTTCTGGTAGCAGTGGTTGTACCCGAGAGAAAGGCTATTGAAGATTGGGCTAAACTTAATAACCAATCATCTCCCAGTGATTTTGAATCTCTATGTCAAAATCTCAAAGCTCAAAAATACTTCTTGGATGAGCTTAACTCTACCGCAAAGCAATACCAAGTACGTCTACTTTTTACCCAATTATAAATTTTCAAATCTTATATATTAAAACAAAAGTCACAACTTTGATTCATGTGTGATTTTTTTTTAAAATAGACTCACTAGAAATCAGTTATCATTCATTTATTACTAATAATATGGATTAATAATATATCATTCCTAATATAACATCGACTCCTAAAAACCCGGATTGGTTAACAAACTCACCTTGATTCATGTGTGATATTTTTATTTGGATCATCATTTAAATTTTTTATTAAATGTATTTCCTTAATGCTAATATATAATTTTTTAACTACTTAAATCATAATATAATTTGATATCTTTTAATTTAAAATATAAATATATATATAAATATTTGTGCTAGAAATATAATATGTTGGTAGAATGGGTTAACATTAGTAAATTAGATAATTCATGTATAAAATAAACTTATCTTAAACTTTTTATATATATATATAGTTATTATCTTAAATGAATAAATATAAAAAAAATATTGATAAAGGAAATATAGCACTTTGAATTACGGGCCAGAATCATAATAATTAAATAAAAAATAATTTTAAAATATATATATATATATTAAAAAATACCAAATATATGTGATGATTTGAAATAATCAATTAACTTACGGCATGAAAACTATCAAATTATTTTTTTAAATGATTATATATAAACATTTAAATATATAAGTAACTTTAAAAATATATTCTAAT
Coding sequences within:
- the LOC106295904 gene encoding long chain acyl-CoA synthetase 2 isoform X1; this translates as MAAAADHVVIVEEGRQATAEHPSAGPVYRCKYAKDGLLDLPADLDSPWQLFSEAVKQYPNEQMLGRRVTVDSKVGPYTWITYREAHDAALRIGSAIRSRGVGPGNYCGIYGSNCPEWIIAMEACMSQGITYVPLYDSLGVNAVEFIINHAEVSLVFVQEKALSSILACHKACSSNLKTIVSFGEVSTTQKEEAENQCVSLFSWHEFLLMGNSDKTALPRKQKTDICTIMYTSGTTGEPKGVILSNAAIMVEVLSIDKMLQVTDRSCDTSDVFFSYLPLAHCYDQVMEIYFLSRGSSVGYWRGDIRYLMDDVHALKPTVFCGVPRVYDKLYAGVMQKISAGGLIRKKLFDLAYNYKLGNMRKGLSQEEASPRLDRLMFDKIKDALGGRAHMLLSGAAPLPRHVEEFLRIIPASNLSQGYGLTESCGGSFTTLAGVFSMVGTVGVPMPTVEARLVSVPEMGYEAFSGDVARGEICLRGKSMFSGYHKRQDLTDQVVINGWFHTGDIGEWQEDGSMKIIDRKKNIFKLSQGEYVAVENLENTYSRCPLIAQIWIYGNSFESFLVAVVVPERKAIEDWAKLNNQSSPSDFESLCQNLKAQKYFLDELNSTAKQYQLKGFEMLKAVHLEPNLFDIERDLITPTFKLKRPQLLKHYKSIIDQLYTEAKASRA
- the LOC106295904 gene encoding long chain acyl-CoA synthetase 2 isoform X2, with amino-acid sequence MDYRDGVILQACMSQGITYVPLYDSLGVNAVEFIINHAEVSLVFVQEKALSSILACHKACSSNLKTIVSFGEVSTTQKEEAENQCVSLFSWHEFLLMGNSDKTALPRKQKTDICTIMYTSGTTGEPKGVILSNAAIMVEVLSIDKMLQVTDRSCDTSDVFFSYLPLAHCYDQVMEIYFLSRGSSVGYWRGDIRYLMDDVHALKPTVFCGVPRVYDKLYAGVMQKISAGGLIRKKLFDLAYNYKLGNMRKGLSQEEASPRLDRLMFDKIKDALGGRAHMLLSGAAPLPRHVEEFLRIIPASNLSQGYGLTESCGGSFTTLAGVFSMVGTVGVPMPTVEARLVSVPEMGYEAFSGDVARGEICLRGKSMFSGYHKRQDLTDQVVINGWFHTGDIGEWQEDGSMKIIDRKKNIFKLSQGEYVAVENLENTYSRCPLIAQIWIYGNSFESFLVAVVVPERKAIEDWAKLNNQSSPSDFESLCQNLKAQKYFLDELNSTAKQYQLKGFEMLKAVHLEPNLFDIERDLITPTFKLKRPQLLKHYKSIIDQLYTEAKASRA